Below is a window of Vibrio sp. SS-MA-C1-2 DNA.
CAGATCATGACAGGGGCACCTGTACCTAAAGGTGCAGGAACCGTTATTATGCGTGAGCAGTCTGAGAAAATTGATAATCAAGTCAACTTCTCTGCTGCAAAAGGCAAAATAAAAGCGGGTCAAAATGTTCGTTTAGCGGGTGAAGATTTAGCGATCAATGAAGTTGCTGTCGCCAGAAACAGTAAAATATCTTCTGCTGAAGCAGGATTAATTGCCTCCCTTGGAATTAATCAAGTTGCAATCTTTGCACCGATTAAAGTTGCAATTTTCTCGACTGGTGATGAAGTTCAAGCTCCGGGGACACCGTTAGAAAAAAACTGCATCTTTGACTCAAACCGTTACACTGTCACTGGAATGTTAAACCGCCTTGGTTGTCAGGTCATTGATTTTGGCATCATTGAAGATACCGAGAAGAGTTTAATCGATACCTTACAACAAGCATCAGAGCAAGCTGATCTCGTGATCTCATCTGGTGGGGTTTCTGTTGGTAATGCCGATTATATTAAGTCAGCACTAAACCAGCTTGGCAGTATCGATTTTTGGCGTATCAATATGCGCCCCGGTCGCCCTTTAGCATTTGGTAAGCTAGGCTCAACCGATAAAACCCCTTTCTTTGGTTTACCCGGAAATCCCGTTGCGGTCATGGTGACGATGCTACAATTTGTTGAACCGGCTATTCGTAAATTACAAGGTTTAAACAATTGGCAGCCTGAGACCTTTTTGGCAAAAGCCGGTGAATTTATCCGTTCTCGTCCCGGCCGTACAGAATATAGCCGCGGTATCTACTTCATTAATGGCAATGGCCAACTTGAGGTGAAAACGACCGGTCAACAAGGATCGGGGATTTTACGCTCAATGTCCGAAGCAAACTGCTTAATTGAAGTTAAACCGGAACAAGCGAATGCAGACGTCGGGGATTTTGTCACTATTATTCCGTTAGAAGGTCGAATTTAATTTAGCTGAATTTTTTCGAATAAAAAAGCCAGTGGAACTTTTCTCTTTCTAGTTAAAAGTTAATTCCACTGGCTTTTTCTACATCTACAGTTTAGTGCTAAACTTTTAATATCGAACATTAATCATCGTTCAATTATTCGATTTGTTTACCACTTGATTACGCCTATAACAGTCTTTACTATGATCATTCACCATACCGCAGGCTTGCATAAAGGCATAAACCGTTGTGGAACCTAAAAATTTAAAACCTCGCTTTTTTAATGCTTTAAACAACTTATCTGACTCTGGTGTCGTTGCAACTTGATAATCTTCAAGGGTATTAGAGTGTCGAATAATCACTTTATGGTCAACAAATCCCCATAAAAAGTCAGAAAGAGAACCATGCTCTTTTTGAATCTCTAAAACTAATTTAGCATTATGAATAGCGGCATTGATTTTCTGACGATGCCGAACGATACCACTATTTTGGAGTAGCTCTTCAACTTTCTCTTGGTCAAATTCAGCGACTTCAATAGGATCAAAATTAGCAAATGCGGTGCGATAGTTTTCACGTTTCTTTAAAATCGTATACCAACTTAACCCTGCTTGCGCTGACTCAAGAGTTAGGTACTCAAATAAAGTTTGATCATCATAAATTGGTACACCCCATTCGGTATCATGGTAGTGGACGTAATCTTCTTTACTTAAATCTAACCAAGGACAACGTATTTTTTGCTCAGCCATTTTTCAATCCTCAATAAAAAAACACCTTAATCTCTACGATAAACGTAATTATTCAGGTGCTTATAGCGTCGCTATACCTTTAATATTTGAAGCGACTAGGTCGTTTCTTCGCCTACTAGCAACTCCAATTATTTTCGGTCTATTTAAAAAATGTTTATTACTTAATCATTCATAAAGCATTATTTAATATTTAGGAATGCAGCACCACGAACACCACCTGAATCACCATGCTTTGCTTTAATCAGCTTAGGTGGTTTAGCCACAGATAAAAGATGTTTCTGCATACGAGTTGGAACTTCTTGATAAAGTAGTTCGTAATTAGATAAACCGCCACCCAACACCACAACATCAGGATCTAATGCAGTAAAGAGATTTGCAAAACAGATCGACACCAACTCCATAAAGCGATCAACATGTTCTACTGCTTTTTCTTCACCCTCAGCCTGTTTTGTAATGATCTCAATAGCCGATAACTTTTCGCCATAATAGTGTAGATACAGTTGTTCAAAACCACGGCCAGAAAGATAATTATCCATACAGCCTTTGTTTCCACATCCACAAGAAAATAACGGCGCTTTTTCACCAAGATGGAACCAAGCATCAATAGGTAAACGCATGTGCCCTACTTCGCCAGCTACATGATGGGATCCAGAAAAAACTTGCCCATCAAAAATTAAACCGCCACCAAAACCAGTACCGAGAATAAGACCAGCAACACAATCAACGCCTTGTAAATCTTCATCCCAAGCTTCAGAAAGCGCAAAACAGTTTGCATCATTCTCAATTTTAACGGGTCGATTAATCGCTTTTTCAAGATCCTGTTGTAATGGCTTATCACTTGCTGCTGGTACATTAACCGTTAATACTAAACCTGTTTCAGCATCTGTCATCCCAGGGATCCCAAGACCAACACTTCCTTTACAATCAAATTGTTGGTCATATTTGTTAACCAGCTCTGCAATGGTATTAACCAAGTTATCATAGTTATCAGTAGGTGTCGGGACACGCTCTGTTGCCACTCGATTTAATTGCTCATCAAATGCACCAAATTCAATTTTTGTTCCACCGACATCAAAACCGTAATACATATAAACTCCATTTAAAAATAATTTAGGGTTATCCCTAATTTTGAAATTGTTATTAAACTTTAGGGTGTTCAATTTGTGAAGCAGCTACTTTTTTATTATTTTTGGTTAGTTAAAGCAACATACTTATCTAGTGAACACTCTTCCGGAAGTTGACGACTCATCTTCCCGGCAATATATCTCTCTTTAAAGCAGTCAAACCACAAGTTTAATTGATCTGCCGCTTTTTGTTCATTCGCCAAAGATAGCACGATAGCAGCGACTTCTGCTGTAGCAAGCTGATTATCATGAGAAGCGGATCTCATTTTATAACGAGAAATTTCCTGTGGAGTAATAGAAAGAATCGGTAAATCACGTAAATATGAACTTTTATGGAATATTTTACGTGCCTCACGCCAGCTACCATCCAGTAATATAAATAGGGGTTTCTTGTTCGGCTCTCTTTCAACGTTAGAAATAACTGTTTGTTCAACCGCATATTCACCAGGAAAAACAAGAAAAGGCTGATATTCAGAATTCTGTAATAAATTTAATAACATCTGATCAGGCTTAGTTCTGGACCATATAAAAGCATAAGTTTCTTCAATATTATCAGCAATTAAACGACCAGTATTACTCGGTTTTAACACTTCATTATCATGCATTAATAAAATAACCGCGGCATTACATTCAACTGTTTGACGATATTGGCATAAACAGAAATCAGGTTTAAGCATACACAAAGGGCAACGAATTAATTTAGCCCCTCTCGCTCTAAATGGTTTTTTTGAAATAGCGAGTCTATTGGCATGTAGTTTTTGAATAGCGTGAGGCTTCATTACTGTTTATCTTTATTCTTAAATATGGACGACTGATTATACTTTTATTTGTAATATTTGTAATGATTTTCCTCACTGACTGCTTGTTATTAAGCGGTTTTCATTTTTTCCACTTTCCAGGTTGTTTGTTTTATATACAAACAACCATTTGCTTATTGATTATTTGCATACAACATATAAAGTTATAGTGCACTAGTTATTATGATGAACGAGTACAGGTGATAAAAAAGAAATCTATCATTAAATAATTGAGGAGTTAATTATTTAATGATAAACCGTTATACTCAAAGTAATTGGAGTTGGTATTAGGCAGCAAGTGATTGAGCTCCATGAGTATAGATATACTCTATAATTACGGCGAACGAACACAGACAACAACCTAACAACTTCAAGTATCACGGGTATATAATACTCGAAAATAGACAACTGGATTTAATATGTTTATATAAGTAGAATAAATTATGACAAAATATTGTGGCTTAGATTTTGGTACATCAAACTCTACAATTGGTAGTTTTTTAAACAACAGCAATGCAACTTCTCAATTTTCATTAATTCCAGTTGAAGAAGGAAAGAATACCCTTCCAAGTGCTATTTTTTATAGTTTTGAAGATGGTGAACAATTTTTTGGCCGAGAAGCCATTAATGAATATACCGAAGGTGAGTTTGGGCGTTTATTACGTTCTTTAAAAAGTGTTCTCGGTACACCCTTAATGCATGAAAAAACTCAAATTCGTGGTCAACTTCTCCCCTTTACCGCGATTATTGAATCTTTTCTATCTGAACTGAAGACAAGAGCAGAAAAGCAAAGTGGCCACCAATTTAATCAAGTCGTTTTAGGTCGTCCGGTTTACTTTGTCGATGGTAATCAAGAAGCAGATAAATCCGCTGAATTAGCATTAGTGACGGCGGCTAAAGCTGCTGGCTTTGATCAAGTTCAACTCCAATTCGAACCAATTGCCGCAGCGCTTGATTACGAAAATACGATTAATAAAGAAGAAATTGCGATGATCATCGATTTAGGTGGTGGTACCTCTGACTTTTCAATTGTTCGTATCTCGCCAGAAAGATCTAAACTAGATGATAGAAAATCGGATATTCTCGCCAATGATGGTATTCATATTGGTGGAACCGATTTTGATAAACAGTTGAGTTTAAATGCGATCCTTCCCGATTTTGGCTATAAAAGCCAACTTATTTCTGATTCAGGAAAATTACCTAAATCAGGATTATTTGGATTATCTGAAGAAGATAAATTTGTCAAAACCATAGAGATGCCATCTAAATATTTTATTGATCTTGCAACTTGGCACCGAATTCATTTCTTATATGAACCAAAGATTGCAAATGAAATAAAAGCATTACTTTTAAAAACTACGGATAGGAAGCAATTAGATCGTTTATTAAAGCTGATTAATCAAAAAGATGGGCACCGTCTTGCTTTAGATGTCGAAGCATTGAAATTTAATTTAACAAACAATGTACAAGCAAACCTCTCTTTAAATTATATAGAGCAAGGTTTTCAAACAAACATCAAACGTGAGCAGTTTGAGTCAGCGATTAATCGTGATCTCAATGAGATTAAAAATAAAATACTTGAGACTATCCAACAAGCCGGACTAAAAAAGAATAATATCACTAAAGTCTTTATGACCGGTGGTTCTACTTTTATCCCTGTTATTAATCAATTAGTACATCAAATATTTCCTGATATTGAAATTGTCAGTGGCGATAAATTCGGTAGTGTAGGTTTAGGCCTTGCTTTAGATGCTCATCGTAAATTTCAATAATCGTATTTATTCATTCTCAATTTACATTTAATCTAAAGTTATTGAAGTTGCTAGTAGCAGAAATCAGTAAGACCCCATAAGTATCGATATTCTATATGATTGGGGTCGTCATCAACTTAGCGGTATCAAGAGGAGATTAGTAATCAGTCGAAATATTAACCACATTAATGTAATTTATCGTCAAGTTCTATTTTAATCAGTGATTAAATTCATAAGCAAGATCACACTTTCTATTTTGATATGATACTCTTCTCTCTTATCTGCTCAATCTCTATTTCTATTTTTAGATAAAGTCAGTAATATCCCTATGAATTATTGTTCATAGGATTTTTCTATGTGCAATGTAATAAAAATAAAAATCAGGGAATATTGCTATGAATTTCAAACGCACCTTTTTATCATTTGCTATTGCAGCAAGCTCATTTTGTGGATTGAATGCAAATGCTGCTGAGCAAGTTGATCTTATGATCACAGATGCCACAGTACTCACAATGAATAACACCAAAGAGACATTCACTCACGGTACTGTAGTAGTAAAAGATAATAAGATTATTGCTGTTGGTGATGAAGCATTAGCGAAACAATATCAAGCAAAAAAGCTTCTTGATGTTGATGGCGATATTGTCATGCCAGGATTAATTAATACCCATACTCACGTATCAATGACGGTATTTCGTTCGTTAGCGGATGATGTACCCGATCGCTTACATCGTTATATTTTCCCTCTTGAAGCGAAATTAGTTTCTCGAGATATGGTTCGTATTGGGGCTAATCTGGGTAACGTTGAAATGGTAAAAGGCGGTGTAACAACTTATGCTGATATGTACTATTTTGAGGATGAAGTAGCAAAAACCGTTGATAAAATCGGTATGCGAGCAATCCTAGGTGAATCGGTCATTAAATTCCCTGTCGCTGATGCTGAGAATGCAGAGGCTGGTATCGCTTACGCATTAAATTTCATTGAAGAGTACAAAGATCACCCTCGTATAACTCCTGCTTTCGCTCCTCATGCCCCGTATACCAATACCACCGAAATCCTTCAAAAGATTGCTAAGCTTTCAACTGAAATGGACGTCCCTGTTATGATCCATTTAGCTGAATCTCATCGTGAAGTAGAAAAAATATCTGAGCGTTCTGGTGGCCTTTCACCCGTTGCTTATATGGATAGCATTGGTGCGTTGAATGATAAATTAATCGGCGCGCATATGATACTGGTTGATCAAGCTGATATTAAATTAGTTAAAGCATCTGATATGGGTGTCGCCCATAATATGAGTGCCAACATTAAATCAGCAAAAGGTGTATCCCCCGCTCTTTCAATGTACGATCAAGATGTTCGAATCGGCTTAGGCACAGACGGTCCAATGTCTGGAAATTCATTAAGTACTATTGATGAATTCAATCAGGTAGCCAAAGTTCATAAGCTTGTAAATAAAGATCGTGCTGCCATGCCACCAATTAAAGTCATTGATATGGCAACAATGGGGGCAGCTAAAGCCCTTCATATGGAAGATAAAATTGGCTCTCTAGAAGTAGGTAAATTGGCTGATATTATTGTTATCGATACAAAATCAGCGAATATGACACCAATGTATAACCCATATTCAGCACTTGTTTATTCTGCAAATGCAGGAAACGTAAAACATACTATCGTTGATGGCAAGATCTTAATGGAAGATCGTAAAATGCTAACTGTTAATGAACAAGAGATCATTGATGAAGCGGTTGCATTTACCGATATCGTAAGAAAAACGGTTATCGAAAGTGGTGAAAAAGTACAATAATAACGATTCTAAAAAGCTTTAACATCGATTAATCATAGCTTTGCTCATTTGATGATGGACTGTTGCTATAAATTAAAAAACTCCAATCACTAGTTAACCACTAGGGTTGGAGTTTTTTTATATACATTAAGTCATTTGAATAACGAGCAAGAAAAAGTAGACACGCCCCTATTAGTATCTATGCCTAAAGTAATTGAAGTTGCTAGTAGGCGTCAAGCGAATGAGGCTCCATGAATATAGATGTACTATATGATTGGGGTGAACGAGTACAGCCAACAACCTAGCGAATTCAATTAAGAAGTGTATAAACTAAAATAAATACAATCAACAACCTAGCCTCTTAAACTGAGAGTAAATGACAACAAATAGTGCCATTCTCACACTGTCATAATTAAGTCATAATCTACGATTCCATATTTGAAATTAAAGATGTTTAAAACAAACCAGAAAATGAGTTAATAATCATTAAACAATGGGTTATTATGTCCAACTATTTTAATTTATCGTTAATCATTCGACTATAATGAAGATATAGCAAAGTATTTAATCAATATTTAGATACCTATTTCAATACTGGGATTATCCATTAATGTTTATACAAAATCTGTATCGGAAAGTACATTCAATTTCGATGCTTAATACCATTGCTTTATCACTTTGTGTATTGAGTGCTTGTGCTATCCTTAGTATTTCCGCTTCGATCTATACCACCATTGAAATTCAAGGTAACGCACACGCAATTAACAAAATTGGTCACATGAGAATGAAAGCTTATGAGGTTCTCACGTTATTACCAATTAACACGCCAGAAAAAGAAACTTCATTATTAGAAATAGATGAGGATTTAAAAGCGCAGCAGTTAACATATTTATTTAAAGAAAAGAAATTACAGCCTGCTTTTAATCACATAAAAGGCCTTTGGTATCGAGATCTAAAACCTAAGTTTTTATCAGCACAACACGCTGATGATATTCGTATTGATGTTGTTAAATTTGTCTCTCGTTTAGATGTTTTAGTTGAGCGTATAGATCGAAAAACCGAAGCAAATGTCTCTATTTTAAAAACGATTCAAACGGCATTATTAGTTGCCATTTTCTTACTCCTATATTGCGTCATTTCACAATTAAAAAGTCGAATATTTGATCCTTGGCGTCAAATTTTAGTGATGACAGAAGAACTCACTAATGGTAATTATAAGTTTCGCTATGAAACTCAAACAAAAAATAATGAGATTACTCAACTTGGCTTATTACTTAATAATATGGCTGAAGATATTAATGCATCTCAAACTAATTTGATTGAAACTATACATGAAAAAACTAAGAAACTAAGCTATCAAAACCAACTATTGGATCTTATGTTCAGAGCCAGTGGTTTGCTTATTTCTGATAATAGTAAAGATTACTGCTCATTGTTTAACCCAATTTTGAGTGAATTGAAAGAGATTACAGATTACGAAGGTATTAGTATCGAAATATTCGATCTAAATCAAGTGGCAGAAAATCAATTGATCTCAACAAATAATGATTCAAGTACATTTAATACAGAAGAGAACAAAATTTTCGAATGGCCTTTGAATGATAACCTACATCATTATGGTCTATTTAAAGTTGCGATTAGGGAAGAAAAAGAGGTAGAAAGTATTGAAATCAATTTACTTGCTTCTTTGGTAAAACAGATCACGCTTTCACTTTCTGCTCGTCATCAAGAGACGTTAACGCATAGTTTAATATTAGCCGAAGAACGAACAGCGATTGCTAGGGAATTGCACGACTCAATTGCCCAATCCCTCTCATGTCTAAAAATTGGCATTAGCTGTATGCAAATGCATCCAGCAATGAATGAACCTGAATTAAAAGAGCAATTAAAACAAGTTCGTAATGAAGTTGATCAAGCTTATACCCAACTTCGTCACTTATTAACTACGTTTAGACTTTCGTTAAATGAACCGGGATTATTCCCAGCCATTAAAGAAACAATCAATGAATTTAATAGCAAATTAGGGTTAAATATTGGTCTCGAGTACAAATTACCTGCAGATTTACTCTCTCCAAACCAATCTGTACACATTTTACAAATTATTCGAGAAGCACTGGCAAATATCCATAAACATGCAGAAGCAACAGAAGTCGATTT
It encodes the following:
- a CDS encoding amidohydrolase, translating into MNFKRTFLSFAIAASSFCGLNANAAEQVDLMITDATVLTMNNTKETFTHGTVVVKDNKIIAVGDEALAKQYQAKKLLDVDGDIVMPGLINTHTHVSMTVFRSLADDVPDRLHRYIFPLEAKLVSRDMVRIGANLGNVEMVKGGVTTYADMYYFEDEVAKTVDKIGMRAILGESVIKFPVADAENAEAGIAYALNFIEEYKDHPRITPAFAPHAPYTNTTEILQKIAKLSTEMDVPVMIHLAESHREVEKISERSGGLSPVAYMDSIGALNDKLIGAHMILVDQADIKLVKASDMGVAHNMSANIKSAKGVSPALSMYDQDVRIGLGTDGPMSGNSLSTIDEFNQVAKVHKLVNKDRAAMPPIKVIDMATMGAAKALHMEDKIGSLEVGKLADIIVIDTKSANMTPMYNPYSALVYSANAGNVKHTIVDGKILMEDRKMLTVNEQEIIDEAVAFTDIVRKTVIESGEKVQ
- a CDS encoding Hsp70 family protein gives rise to the protein MTKYCGLDFGTSNSTIGSFLNNSNATSQFSLIPVEEGKNTLPSAIFYSFEDGEQFFGREAINEYTEGEFGRLLRSLKSVLGTPLMHEKTQIRGQLLPFTAIIESFLSELKTRAEKQSGHQFNQVVLGRPVYFVDGNQEADKSAELALVTAAKAAGFDQVQLQFEPIAAALDYENTINKEEIAMIIDLGGGTSDFSIVRISPERSKLDDRKSDILANDGIHIGGTDFDKQLSLNAILPDFGYKSQLISDSGKLPKSGLFGLSEEDKFVKTIEMPSKYFIDLATWHRIHFLYEPKIANEIKALLLKTTDRKQLDRLLKLINQKDGHRLALDVEALKFNLTNNVQANLSLNYIEQGFQTNIKREQFESAINRDLNEIKNKILETIQQAGLKKNNITKVFMTGGSTFIPVINQLVHQIFPDIEIVSGDKFGSVGLGLALDAHRKFQ
- a CDS encoding tRNA-uridine aminocarboxypropyltransferase → MKPHAIQKLHANRLAISKKPFRARGAKLIRCPLCMLKPDFCLCQYRQTVECNAAVILLMHDNEVLKPSNTGRLIADNIEETYAFIWSRTKPDQMLLNLLQNSEYQPFLVFPGEYAVEQTVISNVEREPNKKPLFILLDGSWREARKIFHKSSYLRDLPILSITPQEISRYKMRSASHDNQLATAEVAAIVLSLANEQKAADQLNLWFDCFKERYIAGKMSRQLPEECSLDKYVALTNQK
- the nagK gene encoding N-acetylglucosamine kinase; protein product: MYYGFDVGGTKIEFGAFDEQLNRVATERVPTPTDNYDNLVNTIAELVNKYDQQFDCKGSVGLGIPGMTDAETGLVLTVNVPAASDKPLQQDLEKAINRPVKIENDANCFALSEAWDEDLQGVDCVAGLILGTGFGGGLIFDGQVFSGSHHVAGEVGHMRLPIDAWFHLGEKAPLFSCGCGNKGCMDNYLSGRGFEQLYLHYYGEKLSAIEIITKQAEGEEKAVEHVDRFMELVSICFANLFTALDPDVVVLGGGLSNYELLYQEVPTRMQKHLLSVAKPPKLIKAKHGDSGGVRGAAFLNIK
- a CDS encoding DNA-3-methyladenine glycosylase I is translated as MAEQKIRCPWLDLSKEDYVHYHDTEWGVPIYDDQTLFEYLTLESAQAGLSWYTILKKRENYRTAFANFDPIEVAEFDQEKVEELLQNSGIVRHRQKINAAIHNAKLVLEIQKEHGSLSDFLWGFVDHKVIIRHSNTLEDYQVATTPESDKLFKALKKRGFKFLGSTTVYAFMQACGMVNDHSKDCYRRNQVVNKSNN
- a CDS encoding histidine kinase, translating into MFIQNLYRKVHSISMLNTIALSLCVLSACAILSISASIYTTIEIQGNAHAINKIGHMRMKAYEVLTLLPINTPEKETSLLEIDEDLKAQQLTYLFKEKKLQPAFNHIKGLWYRDLKPKFLSAQHADDIRIDVVKFVSRLDVLVERIDRKTEANVSILKTIQTALLVAIFLLLYCVISQLKSRIFDPWRQILVMTEELTNGNYKFRYETQTKNNEITQLGLLLNNMAEDINASQTNLIETIHEKTKKLSYQNQLLDLMFRASGLLISDNSKDYCSLFNPILSELKEITDYEGISIEIFDLNQVAENQLISTNNDSSTFNTEENKIFEWPLNDNLHHYGLFKVAIREEKEVESIEINLLASLVKQITLSLSARHQETLTHSLILAEERTAIARELHDSIAQSLSCLKIGISCMQMHPAMNEPELKEQLKQVRNEVDQAYTQLRHLLTTFRLSLNEPGLFPAIKETINEFNSKLGLNIGLEYKLPADLLSPNQSVHILQIIREALANIHKHAEATEVDLSMTVNPTKDKVTVIISDNGRGMEEVKSIENHHGLKIMTERAQFLPGTIDIQSKVNQGTNILISIDIN
- a CDS encoding bifunctional molybdopterin-guanine dinucleotide biosynthesis adaptor protein MobB/molybdopterin molybdotransferase MoeA; the encoded protein is MISQTPIVGFAAYSGTGKTTLLEQLIPVLRNKNLKLAVIKHAHHDFDIDQDGKDSYRLRKAGADQMLISSRYRNALISETPDTEADLNSLLGQLDHQDLDLVLIEGFKKLNFPKIELHRDVIGKPWIYPDDKNIIAIATELATQTTLDTSSNSKKLPLIDINDVDAIADFITHNVISAPVEPSDQTNVDPFTAGFLSVDEGLSKILAEITLPETATEVDLISSIGQVSAKNILSPINVPQHNNSAMDGYAIRNEDIDLPSFTVVAEVLAGHSYDGELNEGEAVQIMTGAPVPKGAGTVIMREQSEKIDNQVNFSAAKGKIKAGQNVRLAGEDLAINEVAVARNSKISSAEAGLIASLGINQVAIFAPIKVAIFSTGDEVQAPGTPLEKNCIFDSNRYTVTGMLNRLGCQVIDFGIIEDTEKSLIDTLQQASEQADLVISSGGVSVGNADYIKSALNQLGSIDFWRINMRPGRPLAFGKLGSTDKTPFFGLPGNPVAVMVTMLQFVEPAIRKLQGLNNWQPETFLAKAGEFIRSRPGRTEYSRGIYFINGNGQLEVKTTGQQGSGILRSMSEANCLIEVKPEQANADVGDFVTIIPLEGRI